The DNA window TCATTGTTTTTGCTAATTTTTTGTACCGGTTCTGATTTCATATCGGAAGCACCGATAACCTCCATTGAAACAGCTTCTACAACAACTGTTTTTTCAGGAGACATGAATCCAAAACGTTGTTTGTGTTTTTTATTAAAATTTGAGATTATGGATTCTTTATCCATCCCTTCAACAAAATCAACCATGAGTGTGGTATCTGAACCTTTATATCTCAAATGTATTTTTGGAACTGAACTTATTTTATCCGATGTAATACCCTGTCTTAAAAGTCGATTTTTACCTTTTTTTTCAAGTTTTAGAAAGATTTCTTTAATGTTGTTTAATACTTTATTATCGAATTGTTGTTCTACAGCATGTTCCAGTATTTCTTTCTGGTCTGCAAGCCCTATACCATAGGCAGACAATACACCTGCATATGGATGGATAAAGATTTTATTGATACCCAGTTTATCTGCTACTTTGCAGGCATGTTGACCACCTGCACCACCAAAACAGCATAAAGCATATTCTTTAATATCATATCCGCGTTGGGTTGTGATTTTTTTGATAGCGTTTGCCATGTTTTCTACAGCTACATCCAGAAATCCTTCTGCTACCTCTTCAATTGTATGATTCTTACCTGTGTAAGACGTGATTTTATCAACCAGTTCATCGAACTTCTCGAAAACCAGCTGATTATCCAGTGGAAGATTTGCATCAGGTCCGAAGACGTGGGGGAAATATTCAGGGTTTATTTTGTTCAGCATTAGATTGCAATCGGTAACCGTAAGGGGACCGCCGCGCCGATAACATGCGGGACCGGGGTCGGAACCTGCAGAGTCAGGACCAACTCTAAAACGTTCACCATCAAAGTGCAGGATAGAGCCACCGCCTGATGCAATAGTATGTATCTGCATCATGGGTGAACGCAGATGAATACCACCAATTATATTTTCAAAACTTCGCTCATATTCCCCTCTATAATGAGCCACATCAGTAGAAGTACCACCCATATCAAAACTAATGACCTTATCAAAACCAGCCATACTGGATGTAGTTACAGCACCTACAACACCACCTGCAGGACCGGAAAGGATACAGTCTTTGCCCTGAAATGAATCTGCATTTACAAGTCCGCCATTGGACTGCATGAACATCAATCTGGTTTTTTCGGTTTCATCATCTTTTTCATGAGTCTGATTGTTTTTAAGCATAGATATTATATCGTTTATATATCTTCCAAGCACAGGTGACAGATAGGCATCCACTATTGTCGTTTCGGCACGGCTTATCAGTTTTATAAGTGGGCTTGTTTCATGGGACATTGATATCTGAGAAAATCCGATTTCTTTTGCAATTTCTGCAATTTTAATTTCATGTGAAGGGTATCGGTAGGCATGCATGAAAGCAATGGCAATAGAGTTTAATCCAGAATCATAAGCGGATTTTAATTTTTCACGTACTGATTCAAATTCAAGTGGATTAATCACCTGTCCATCTGCATTATATCTTCCAGAAACTTCTATTACACAATCATAAAGTTGTTGAGGTTTTATAATTTCAAGTGCAAATATGTCAGGTCGGTTCTGATAACCGATACGTAATGCATCTTTAAACCCTTTAGTAATTACAAGAACAGTTTTCTCACCTTTTCTTTCTAAAAGTGCATTGGTTCCTACAGTTGTACCCATTTTGATAACATCAATTTTATCTGCGGGTACTGGTGCATCATTGGAAGAATTAAGAATATCTTTTATTCCCTGTATAGCTGCATCATGATATTGTTCAGGATTTGTTGAAAGTAATTTGTGAGTTACCAGTTTCCCATTAGGTTTTTTTGCAACAATATCTGTAAACGTACCGCCTCGGTCTATCCAAAATTGCCAGTTCTCGGATTTCATGATTAATTCAACAAAGTCTGTTGTGATATATCAACTATATTATGCCCATGTAGAAATCTTTAATACAAATAAAACTTTCATTATATTCAATATATAATAAAAATATTGAAAATTATGGTTGTGGGTGAAGAGATTGAATAAATATGAAAACAGGGTAATTGTTGGATTATTTTTGATAATTATGGGGACATTTCTTAAATGGCATGATTTCATGGAATATTACAGGGCTTATGGTCCATCTGGTATTGGTGAAGTAAGCCAAAGAGTTACAGGGACCGTTGCAGGTTATGATCTTATAGCAGGCAAGGTGATTTTTGCATTATCATTGATACTTGTTGTATTGATTTTCCTTCCAAAACCTGCATTATATCATAAAAGACTACTTTCAGCGGAGTTTTTTCTTACATCTGTAATTACTGGACTTTTTGTTATTGGAGGACTGATTCCTGTATTTACACCAACCCAAAATATAGGACCGGGAATAGGTTTAGTGGTTTTATTTGCAGGATGCATTATTACACTTGTTTACCTTAAAAAAGATTTGAATAGTTAAAAATCTGTTATCTAATACGGTTAATATAAGGATATTTTCAGATATTTATATAAGGGTAATAAAAATAGTAAATGCAGAATTATTGGGTAATTTCCATGGATTCTGCAATTTTTATCAGTTCATCCTTGTCCAGTTTTTCAGATTGTAATATGTATTCCACACTTTTGTTATTCCATTCCAATGTTCTGGTACGGTTTGAATATATACCCTCGTCATCACCAATTGTAACGTTTTCTTGGCCAAAAATACGTGGTTCTTTTTCAGGTTTCATGTATGGTCTTTGTAACACTACAAGGATATCTCTGTATCTATCATTTTCATAATAAATCACTACAGATGAATCTTCAGGAACATACTGGATATAGTCCATTTCATAATTTTTTGGTAAATAAGTTGGTATTTTTATATTAAAATCAACTTTGCTTTTAGCTTCATCAAGGTTTATAGTTTGTGGGAGTGTATTATCCGGTTCCATGATTATTGCATTTTCAGGTGGGGTATACTCAAATACACTATCTGAAACGTTTTCATTAATTTTAAAATCTCTGAAAAATGCTGTAATAATAAGAGTATCATTTATATATAATTCGGATTTTACTGGTAGATAGTTCTCCTTACCAATCCATGTTTTTGTTTTACTTAGTGGGATGATACTTTGTTGAGTGTTCAGCTTAAATTGCATTATATAGGATTGTTTTCCGTTCAAAGTTTCAGAACCAAGTAGTTCAGGACTACTGTTGTTTATCAATTTTATAAAACTTCGATAGTTAAGGGGATTCAATTCCAGAAGACTTGTTACACCGGAAGGGTTTCTGGTTGCTATATTATCTTCAGAATTGTATATCCATATTGTAGACCCGTTATTAACTGCTGTGAAATCAGTGTTTTCGGGATATCTATGTAAGGTCATTTTTTCTTTTCCCGGTTCTTTATATGAGACTTCGGAT is part of the Methanohalobium evestigatum Z-7303 genome and encodes:
- a CDS encoding DUF4367 domain-containing protein — encoded protein: MLLVSGCTSQRSELTADQIKQTTIEKFETIDDYTYTMNITLPNNSTNYIVSEVSYKEPGKEKMTLHRYPENTDFTAVNNGSTIWIYNSEDNIATRNPSGVTSLLELNPLNYRSFIKLINNSSPELLGSETLNGKQSYIMQFKLNTQQSIIPLSKTKTWIGKENYLPVKSELYINDTLIITAFFRDFKINENVSDSVFEYTPPENAIIMEPDNTLPQTINLDEAKSKVDFNIKIPTYLPKNYEMDYIQYVPEDSSVVIYYENDRYRDILVVLQRPYMKPEKEPRIFGQENVTIGDDEGIYSNRTRTLEWNNKSVEYILQSEKLDKDELIKIAESMEITQ
- a CDS encoding hydantoinase B/oxoprolinase family protein, whose protein sequence is MKSENWQFWIDRGGTFTDIVAKKPNGKLVTHKLLSTNPEQYHDAAIQGIKDILNSSNDAPVPADKIDVIKMGTTVGTNALLERKGEKTVLVITKGFKDALRIGYQNRPDIFALEIIKPQQLYDCVIEVSGRYNADGQVINPLEFESVREKLKSAYDSGLNSIAIAFMHAYRYPSHEIKIAEIAKEIGFSQISMSHETSPLIKLISRAETTIVDAYLSPVLGRYINDIISMLKNNQTHEKDDETEKTRLMFMQSNGGLVNADSFQGKDCILSGPAGGVVGAVTTSSMAGFDKVISFDMGGTSTDVAHYRGEYERSFENIIGGIHLRSPMMQIHTIASGGGSILHFDGERFRVGPDSAGSDPGPACYRRGGPLTVTDCNLMLNKINPEYFPHVFGPDANLPLDNQLVFEKFDELVDKITSYTGKNHTIEEVAEGFLDVAVENMANAIKKITTQRGYDIKEYALCCFGGAGGQHACKVADKLGINKIFIHPYAGVLSAYGIGLADQKEILEHAVEQQFDNKVLNNIKEIFLKLEKKGKNRLLRQGITSDKISSVPKIHLRYKGSDTTLMVDFVEGMDKESIISNFNKKHKQRFGFMSPEKTVVVEAVSMEVIGASDMKSEPVQKISKNNECVLTGNIEMFTDNKYHDTPVFRREDIKPGCRINGPAVIIENTSTIVIEPLWRAEITEQNHIILTSTHQGFDGDFIGTEVDPVILEIFNNRFMSVAEQMGYTLQNTAHSVNIKERRDFSCALFDKKGNLVANAPHIPVHIGSMSECVKSLINNKGTDMKKGDVYMLNSPYHGGTHLPDITVVTPVFDNDNNIYSYIASRGHHADIGGITPGSMPPDSKNIHEEGVFTDGIKLVDSGHFQENELFKWLNSGDYPARNPEQNVSDLHAQIAANEKGSQELKNLKDQYSLETIKAYMEYVQDNAESEVCKVIGKLNNGIFSYQMDDGSIIKVQIKIDNENKSACIDFTGTSAQLFNNFNAPVSVCKAAILYVFRTMIESDIPLNDGCLRPIDIIVPKGSMLNPVYPAAVVAGNVETSQYIVDTLFGALGVMAASQGTMNNFTFGNKFHQYYETICGGSGAGAGFHGTDAVHTHMTNSKITDPEVLESRYPVILEEFSIRKNSGGCGMYKGGNGIIRKIRFLEEMDAAILSSHRKYPPFGLYGGIPGKCGSNRVIRKDGSVIEMGGKAKFRVYKDDVFTIETPGGGGYGYENTYISKQ